Proteins co-encoded in one Arachis hypogaea cultivar Tifrunner chromosome 13, arahy.Tifrunner.gnm2.J5K5, whole genome shotgun sequence genomic window:
- the LOC114924967 gene encoding uncharacterized protein produces MREGESGNKCLRVKHSEDGGHAVGRDKGESVGSLSGDSIATVVGKQGDSQPPCVNFTEEVKLCLAEPYREALVIKVLDKNYSYTALSHKLRMVWRIKGGFDMLDVGFGYFMVKFDACEDREKVMLGGPWLIDGHYVAVKPWDIDFWPCEQSFGSMLVWVRISGLPIWCYQEQAMMRIASAIGVPIKVDLATKLAERGRYARVCVQINLGLPVIKHIIVEGVTHVVEYKSLNLICNSCARYGHDMAQCLGRDSREGKSADSDATKPRDGTKAVPHPETKIYNSNKVEPNVVGGVTGENPASNLQEDLEANNLEGNNVEEACMHDEPGWEQVVRNGKTKLGQKQSNKVQKGIQSRTDSGRVIRPTIHFSHTNGSSSYRARVRSRVKVGHNASRVGETSISSTRHTPVLCGSSLRKRPRPESLQSSPVEKNGGTVVEASSCLPATVKEDVTVAVPLEKEGALPAITASVGGIKEIFHGDPANLKVTGVTSAGQASGVHCKWVDAFDQCVTVEVQVNNVIWRCSGIYGSPQFNIRVLLWDYLVTQSSSFCGLWIVLGDFNEVLFSHESKSCLFSSRHADRLAASLGDSNLFDLKTIGRHFSWYRRVKNGVEVAKKLDRVCINSGWLSLFPEAYAEILNRLQSDHCPILVRCTGRPQPKKNRPFRFIAAWATYPGYRDIVNQSWQAGYREMHGKLSEVQKNSLEFNSKVFGNIFVRKCKLERQINFLQKRLEVMEDLSMRQKEKQLIDKFNNTLVQEELLWFQKSREQWVKFGDRNTKFFHVHTLVRRKHNKIHGLFL; encoded by the exons atgagagaaggagagagtgGGAACAAGTGTTTGAGGGTGAAACACAGTGAGGATGGCGGTCATGCTgtcggaagagataagggggagagtgtGG GATCTCTATCTGGGGATAGTATAGCCACGGTGGTGGGCAAGCAGGGCGATTCCCAAcctccatgtgtaaacttcacTGAAGAAGTCAAGCTTTGTTTGGCAGAGCCTTATCGAGAAGCTTTAGTGATCAAGGTTCTTGATAAAAATTATAGTTACACAGCTCTTTCACACAAGCTTCGGATGGTTTGGCGCATCAAAGGTGGCTTTGATATGCTTGATGTGGGGTTTGGGTACTTCATGGTAAAATTCGATGCATGTGAAGATCGTGAGAAGGTCATGCTTGGTGGCCCGTGGTTGATTGATGGGCACTATGTTGCTGTAAAACCGTGGGATATAGATTTTTGGCCATGTGAGCAATCCTTCGGGTCTATGCTTGTATGGGTTCGAATTTCGGGGCTCCCAATCTGGTGCTATCAGGAACAGGCCATGAtgcgtattgcttctgcaataggaGTTCCCATCAAAGTGGACTTAGCCACTAAGTTGGCTGAGAGAGGACGATATGCCCGAGTATGTGTTCAAATAAATTTAGGACTGCCAGTGATCAAGCATATCATTGTGGAAGGCGTAACTCATGTAGTGGAgtataaaagtttaaatttaatttgtaactCTTGTGCACGTTATGGTCACGATATGGCACAGTGCTTGGGTAGAGACTCTAGGGAAGGAAAGAGTGCTGATTCCGATGCCACAAAGCCACGGGACGGTACAAAGGCAGTGCCACATCCTGAGACCAAAATTTACAATTCAAATAAAGTAGAACCTAATGTGGTAGGTGGCGTTACTGGCGAGAATCCTGCATCGAATTTGCAAGAGGATTTGGAGGCTAATAATTTGGAAGGAAATAATGTTGAGGAGGCTTGCATGCATGATGAACCAGGCTGGGAGCAAGTTGTGAGAAATGGTAAAACCAAGCTGGGTCAGAAGCAATCTAACAAGGTCCAAAAAGGCATTCAATCCAGAACCGATTCGGGTAGAGTAATCAGGCCCACCATTCACTTCTCTCACACGAATGGATCTAGTTCCTATCGCGCTAGGGTCAGGTCACGAGTCAAGGTCGGACACAACGCTTCCCGTGTTGGTGAGACGTCGATCTCCTCAACCCGACACACCCCAGTACTTTGCGGGTCCTCTCTCCGGAAACGACCAAGGCCGGAGTCCCTACAGAGCTCGCCAGTTGAGAAGAATGGAGGCACGGTGGTGGAAGCATCATCATGTCTTCCTGCAACCGTGAAGGAGGATGTTACCGTGGCGGTTCCATTGGAGAAGGAAGGCGCATTGCCGGCTATTACTGCGTCGGTAGGCGGGATTAAGGAGATATTCCATGGAGATCCGGCAAACCTGAAGGTCACGGGAGTCACTTCCGCTGGGCAAGCCTCG GGTGTTCACTGCAAATGGGTTGATGCTTTCGATCAGTGTGTTACAGTTGAGGTTCAGGTAAATAATGTGATTTGGAGGTGCAGTGGTATCTATGGTAGTCCTCAATTTAATATCAGAGTTCTGCTATGGGATTATCTTGTTACTCAGTCTTCGTCTTTCTGCGGGCtatggattgttcttggtgattttaatgaagtactATTCTCTCATGAATCTAAGAGTTGCCTCTTCTCGAGTCGTCATGCAGATCGGCTTGCTGCCTCTCTAGGGGATAGTAATCTGTTTGACTTGAAGACTATTGGAAGACATTTTTCTTGGTACAGAAGGGTTAAAAATGGTGTTGAGGTGGCGAAAAAACTTGACCGGGTTTGTATCAATAGTGGCTGGCTATCTCTCTTTCCAGAGGCTTACGCAGaaattttaaataggcttcagtctgatcattgtcctatccTAGTACGCTGTACAGGTCGTCCCCAACCGAAAAAGAATAGACCTTTTCGGTTTATTGCAGCTTGGGCAACTTATCCGGGGTACAGagatattgtgaaccagtcatggcAGGCTGGCTACAGAGAGATGCATGGCAAGCTTTCAGAAGTGCAGAAGAACTCTTTGGAGTTTAATTCTAAAGTGTTCGGCAACATTTTCGTTAGGAAATGCAAATTGGAGAGACAGATTAATTTCCTTCAGAAGCGACTTGAAGTAATGGAAGATTTGTCTATGCGGCAAAAAGAAAAACAGCTGATTGATAAATTTAATAACACGCTTGTGCAGGAGGAACTTCTATGGTTTCAAAaatccagagagcagtgggtaaaaTTTGGAGATAGAAATACCAAGTTCTTTCATGTCCATACTCTTGTGCGGagaaagcataataagattcatggtctCTTTCTTTAA